Proteins from a single region of Syngnathus scovelli strain Florida chromosome 7, RoL_Ssco_1.2, whole genome shotgun sequence:
- the prdm10 gene encoding PR domain zinc finger protein 10 isoform X2: METKPKPPTAWSQSTNTDSADATQVHFESGTVAQIVYSGDAGDQAERGQQQQVVYTADGNSYTSVESAEHTLVYIHPADGTQAVFADQPQVAYIQQDGTTQQVAVLLPSGQNMNAASLHVLSNVAEAPQATLEPASQQEQLPVSDSLADMEQPPSSPLGAMDTTDDSEEDNDDEDEDSDTDDWEPRQRFNPHNLWCEECNNTNPSECLNHGALHPIPNRPVMSRARASLPLVLYIDRFLGGVFSKRRIPKRTQFGPVDGPLVAQSELQDNYFHLKLCVLDSEKDGEKSEDTWLDLSDEDSCNWMMFVRPAQNHLEQNLVAYQYGADIFYTTIKNIEPKQELKVWYAASYAEFVNQKLHSVTEEERKVLREQEKNWPCYECSRRFVSSEQLQQHLNLHDNMIYSVGRSRGRGRVRGRKRFGTGRRPGRPPKFIRLDAPVEDDVGKTTTEMPELTEAQPPDEPTEAAHNGVEMTASEPDTEADGQTASPAPDPVSTLPADVDVPLPTKEDPVRKDQSDAQLSSPDVRRLKKMRNAALQHHFIRKSFRPFKCKHCDKAFRDKDKLEQHLRVHGRDTFVFPCHLCSKTFVTDTALDDHLLVHTENRSYACLLCAETFERLDVLRDHIEMHAVDGVFTCPSCKKTFPDFIQVKKHIRCFHSEKIFQCPNCDKAFCRPDKLRLHMLRHSDRRDFLCSTCGKQFKRKDKLREHMQRMHNPEREAKKAERNQRSKSHKMKTPTTDFESFMFKCRLCMMGFRRRGMLVNHLSKRHPEMRVNDVPELTLPIIKPNRDYYCQYCDKVYKSASKRKSHILKNHPGAELPPSIRKLRPAAPGEPDPMLTTHTQLAGTIAFAPVCCPHCDKQYSSKTKMVQHIRKKHPEFAQLTNTIQAPLATAVITSTPAVISTDSASAEAVVTTDLLTQAMTELSQTLTTDYRTPQGDYQRIQYIPVSQAGSTLSQPQHIQLQVVQVAPASSPHSQQQTVDVGQLHDPHGYSQHSIQVQHIQVTEPSASGQGVAQVSGQPQSPNSQQTNQELSPAQLTPVTLAQNHSLQGSGTPQQQQQQQQQQQQQGAVQHAYIPGNWNYRGYPSEIQMMTLPHAQYVIAETTTPVTGATSNQVKTTHYVISEGQTELDGKTSGAVSSGPNHGEHLEPSARQQASTQYIITTTTNGSELHITKP, encoded by the exons atggaaaccaagCCAAAGCCTCCTACCGCGTGGAGTCAATCCACGAACACAGATTCGGCCGATGCCACACAG GTTCACTTTGAAAGTGGCACGGTGGCCCAGATCGTGTACAGCGGTGACGCTGGTGATCAGGCGGAACGCGGGCAGCAGCAACAGGTGGTCTACACGGCCGACGGCAACTCGTACACATCGGTGGAGTCGGCCGAGCACACGCTGGTTTACATTCACCCTGCGGATGGAACTCAA GCAGTTTTTGCAGATCAACCTCAAGTCGCGTACATCCAGCAGGACGGCACGACTCAGCAG GTGGCGGTGTTGCTGCCGAGCGGGCAGAACATGAATGCCGCCAGTCTGCACGTCCTCAGCAATGTGGCCGAGGCACCACAGGCCACCTTGGAACCGGCATCTCAG CAGGAGCAACTGCCCGTGTCCGATTCGCTAGCCGACATGGAGCAGCCCCCATCCAGCCCGCTCGGGGCCATGGACACCACGGACGACTCTGAAGAAGACAACGATGATGAAGACGAGGATTCGGACACAGACGACTGGGAGCCTCGTCAGCGCTTCAACCCTCACAACCTCT GGTGCGAGGAGTGCAACAACACCAATCCCTCGGAGTGTTTGAACCACGGGGCCCTGCACCCGATCCCCAACCGGCCGGTAATGTCCAGGGCCCGCGCCAGTCTGCCTCTGGTCCTCTACATCGACCGCTTCCTGGGCGGGGTCTTCTCCAAGAGGCGCATCCCTAAGCGCACCCAGTTCGGCCCCGTGGACGGACCCCTGGTGGCCCAGAGCGAGCTGCAGGACAACTACTTTCACCTGAAA CTTTGCGTGCTGGACTCTGAAAAAGACGGCGAGAAGTCAGAAGACACGTGGCTGGACTTGTCTGATGAAGACAGCTGCAACTGGATGATGTTTGTGCGGCCCGCccagaaccacctggagcagaacTTGGTGGCGTACCAGTATGGTGCCGACATCTTCTACACCACCATCAAGAACATTGAACCCAAGCAAGAGCTCAAG GTGTGGTATGCAGCGTCCTATGCAGAGTTTGTCAATCAGAAGCTTCACAGCGTTACAGAAGAAGAGAGAAAAG TTCTGCGGGAGCAGGAGAAGAACTGGCCGTGTTACGAGTGCAGCCGGCGTTTTGTGAGCTCCGAGCAGCTCCAACAGCATCTCAACCTGCACGACAACATGATCTACTCTGTTGGCAG gtccagaGGCCGTGGCCGGGTCAGGGGCAGGAAGCGATTTGGGACAGGGAGGAGGCCGGGGCGACCGCCTAAATTCATACGTTTGGATGCGCCCGTTGAAGATGATGTGGGCAAGACGACGACG GAGATGCCAGAGCTGACCGAGGCGCAGCCCCCGGACGAGCCAACGGAGGCGGCTCACAACGGCGTTGAGATGACGGCGTCCGAACCTGACACCGAGGCAGACGGCCAAACGGCCTCCCCGGCTCCGGATCCCGTTTCTACCCTGCCCGCCGACGTGGACGTGCCGCTCCCGACCAAGGAGGACCCTGTGCGGAAGGACCAGTCGGATGCTCAGCTCTCGTCGCCGGACGTGCGGCGCTTGAAAAAGATGCGG AACGCAGCGCTGCAGCATCACTTCATCCGCAAGAGCTTCCGCCCCTTCAAGTGCAAACACTGCGACAAGGCATTCCGCGACAAGGACAAGCTGGAGCAGCACCTGCGCGTGCACGGCCGCGACACCTTCGTCTTCCCGTGCCACCTGTGCAGCAAAACCTTTGTGACTGACACGGCACTGGACGACCACCTGCTGGTCCACACCGAGAACCGCTCGTACGCTTGTCTGCTGTGCGCCGAGACCTTCGAAAGGCTGGACGTGCTCAGGGACCACATCGAGATGCACGCCGTCGACGGCGTCTTCACCTGCCCGTCCTGCAAGAAGACCTTTCCCGACTTCATCCAG GTGAAGAAGCACATCCGCTGCTTCCACTCCGAGAAGATCTTCCAGTGCCCCAACTGCGACAAGGCCTTCTGCCGGCCCGACAAACTGCGCCTGCACATGCTGCGCCACTCTGATCGCAGGGACTTCCTGTGCTCCACCTGCGGCAAGCAGTTTAAG AGGAAAGACAAGCTGCGGGAGCACATGCAGCGGATGCACAATCCCGAACGGGAGGCCAAGAAAGCCGAGCGCAATCAGCGCTCCAAAAGTCACAAAATGAAGACGCCTACCACCGACTTTGAGAGCTTTATGTTCAAATGCAGACTATGCATGATGGGATTCCGGCGCAGAGGAATGCTG GTGAATCATTTGTCCAAGCGTCACCCCGAGATGCGCGTCAACGACGTCCCCGAGTTGACGCTGCCCATCATCAAGCCCAACCGGGACTACTACTGCCAGTATTGTGACAAG GTGTACAAGAGCGCCAGTAAGAGAAAATCGCATATACTGAAGAACCACCCGGGAGCCGAGCTGCCACCCAGCATCCGCAAGTTGCGCCCGGCCGCTCCCGGCGAGCCCGACCCCATGCTGACCACGCACACGCAGCtggccggcaccatcgccttcgCGCCCGTCTGCTGCCCGCACTGCGACAAGCAGTACAGCAGCAAG aCGAAGATGGTGCAGCACATCCGGAAGAAGCATCCAGAGTTTGCTCAGCTCACCAACACCATCCAAGCGCCCCTGGCAACGGCCGTCATCACCAGCACGCCTGCCGTCATCAGCACGGACAGCGCCTCCGCTGAGGCTGTCGTG ACCACCGACTTGCTAACGCAGGCCATGACGGAGCTCTCCCAGACGCTGACTACCGACTACAGAACACCGCAAGGAGACTACCAGAGGATCCAGTACATCCCCGTGTCCCAGGCAGGAAGCACCTTGTCCCAGCCGCAGCACATTCAGCTGCAGGTGGTCCAGGTGGCGCCG GCGTCCTCCCCGCACTCTCAGCAGCAGACGGTGGATGTGGGCCAACTGCACGACCCGCACGGCTACAGCCAGCACTCCATCCAGGTGCAGCACATCCAAGTCACCGAGCCCTCGGCTTCTGGGCAAGGTGTCGCCCAG GTGAGTGGTCAGCCACAAAGCCCCAATTCCCAACAGACAAATCAGGAGCTGAGCCCGGCCCAGCTGACCCCTGTGACGCTGGCTCAGAATCACAGTCTTCAGGGCAGCGGGACGcctcagcaacaacaacaacagcagcaacaacaacagcaacaggGAGCAGTGCAGCACGCCTACATACCTGGGAACTGGAACTATCGAGGTTATC CCTCTGAGATCCAAATGATGACACTGCCCCACGCTCAGTACGTCATTGCCGAGACCACTACGCCGGTGACCGGAGCCACCAGCAACCAGGTGAAAACG ACGCATTACGTCATCTCCGAAGGTCAGACGGAGCTGGACGGCAAAACTTCAGGTGCCGTCAGCTCAGGTCCGAACCATGGCGAACACTTGGAGCCGTCGGCGCGTCAGCAAGCCTCCACACAGTATattatcaccaccaccaccaatggCAGCGAGCTCCACATCACCAAACCCTAA
- the prdm10 gene encoding PR domain zinc finger protein 10 isoform X3 gives METKPKPPTAWSQSTNTDSADATQVHFESGTVAQIVYSGDAGDQAERGQQQQVVYTADGNSYTSVESAEHTLVYIHPADGTQAVFADQPQVAYIQQDGTTQQVAVLLPSGQNMNAASLHVLSNVAEAPQATLEPASQEQLPVSDSLADMEQPPSSPLGAMDTTDDSEEDNDDEDEDSDTDDWEPRQRFNPHNLWCEECNNTNPSECLNHGALHPIPNRPVMSRARASLPLVLYIDRFLGGVFSKRRIPKRTQFGPVDGPLVAQSELQDNYFHLKLCVLDSEKDGEKSEDTWLDLSDEDSCNWMMFVRPAQNHLEQNLVAYQYGADIFYTTIKNIEPKQELKVWYAASYAEFVNQKLHSVTEEERKVLREQEKNWPCYECSRRFVSSEQLQQHLNLHDNMIYSVGRSRGRGRVRGRKRFGTGRRPGRPPKFIRLDAPVEDDVGKTTTEMPELTEAQPPDEPTEAAHNGVEMTASEPDTEADGQTASPAPDPVSTLPADVDVPLPTKEDPVRKDQSDAQLSSPDVRRLKKMRNAALQHHFIRKSFRPFKCKHCDKAFRDKDKLEQHLRVHGRDTFVFPCHLCSKTFVTDTALDDHLLVHTENRSYACLLCAETFERLDVLRDHIEMHAVDGVFTCPSCKKTFPDFIQVKKHIRCFHSEKIFQCPNCDKAFCRPDKLRLHMLRHSDRRDFLCSTCGKQFKRKDKLREHMQRMHNPEREAKKAERNQRSKSHKMKTPTTDFESFMFKCRLCMMGFRRRGMLVNHLSKRHPEMRVNDVPELTLPIIKPNRDYYCQYCDKVYKSASKRKSHILKNHPGAELPPSIRKLRPAAPGEPDPMLTTHTQLAGTIAFAPVCCPHCDKQYSSKTKMVQHIRKKHPEFAQLTNTIQAPLATAVITSTPAVISTDSASAEAVVTTDLLTQAMTELSQTLTTDYRTPQGDYQRIQYIPVSQAGSTLSQPQHIQLQVVQVAPASSPHSQQQTVDVGQLHDPHGYSQHSIQVQHIQVTEPSASGQGVAQVSGQPQSPNSQQTNQELSPAQLTPVTLAQNHSLQGSGTPQQQQQQQQQQQQQGAVQHAYIPGNWNYRGYPASEIQMMTLPHAQYVIAETTTPVTGATSNQVKTTHYVISEGQTELDGKTSGAVSSGPNHGEHLEPSARQQASTQYIITTTTNGSELHITKP, from the exons atggaaaccaagCCAAAGCCTCCTACCGCGTGGAGTCAATCCACGAACACAGATTCGGCCGATGCCACACAG GTTCACTTTGAAAGTGGCACGGTGGCCCAGATCGTGTACAGCGGTGACGCTGGTGATCAGGCGGAACGCGGGCAGCAGCAACAGGTGGTCTACACGGCCGACGGCAACTCGTACACATCGGTGGAGTCGGCCGAGCACACGCTGGTTTACATTCACCCTGCGGATGGAACTCAA GCAGTTTTTGCAGATCAACCTCAAGTCGCGTACATCCAGCAGGACGGCACGACTCAGCAG GTGGCGGTGTTGCTGCCGAGCGGGCAGAACATGAATGCCGCCAGTCTGCACGTCCTCAGCAATGTGGCCGAGGCACCACAGGCCACCTTGGAACCGGCATCTCAG GAGCAACTGCCCGTGTCCGATTCGCTAGCCGACATGGAGCAGCCCCCATCCAGCCCGCTCGGGGCCATGGACACCACGGACGACTCTGAAGAAGACAACGATGATGAAGACGAGGATTCGGACACAGACGACTGGGAGCCTCGTCAGCGCTTCAACCCTCACAACCTCT GGTGCGAGGAGTGCAACAACACCAATCCCTCGGAGTGTTTGAACCACGGGGCCCTGCACCCGATCCCCAACCGGCCGGTAATGTCCAGGGCCCGCGCCAGTCTGCCTCTGGTCCTCTACATCGACCGCTTCCTGGGCGGGGTCTTCTCCAAGAGGCGCATCCCTAAGCGCACCCAGTTCGGCCCCGTGGACGGACCCCTGGTGGCCCAGAGCGAGCTGCAGGACAACTACTTTCACCTGAAA CTTTGCGTGCTGGACTCTGAAAAAGACGGCGAGAAGTCAGAAGACACGTGGCTGGACTTGTCTGATGAAGACAGCTGCAACTGGATGATGTTTGTGCGGCCCGCccagaaccacctggagcagaacTTGGTGGCGTACCAGTATGGTGCCGACATCTTCTACACCACCATCAAGAACATTGAACCCAAGCAAGAGCTCAAG GTGTGGTATGCAGCGTCCTATGCAGAGTTTGTCAATCAGAAGCTTCACAGCGTTACAGAAGAAGAGAGAAAAG TTCTGCGGGAGCAGGAGAAGAACTGGCCGTGTTACGAGTGCAGCCGGCGTTTTGTGAGCTCCGAGCAGCTCCAACAGCATCTCAACCTGCACGACAACATGATCTACTCTGTTGGCAG gtccagaGGCCGTGGCCGGGTCAGGGGCAGGAAGCGATTTGGGACAGGGAGGAGGCCGGGGCGACCGCCTAAATTCATACGTTTGGATGCGCCCGTTGAAGATGATGTGGGCAAGACGACGACG GAGATGCCAGAGCTGACCGAGGCGCAGCCCCCGGACGAGCCAACGGAGGCGGCTCACAACGGCGTTGAGATGACGGCGTCCGAACCTGACACCGAGGCAGACGGCCAAACGGCCTCCCCGGCTCCGGATCCCGTTTCTACCCTGCCCGCCGACGTGGACGTGCCGCTCCCGACCAAGGAGGACCCTGTGCGGAAGGACCAGTCGGATGCTCAGCTCTCGTCGCCGGACGTGCGGCGCTTGAAAAAGATGCGG AACGCAGCGCTGCAGCATCACTTCATCCGCAAGAGCTTCCGCCCCTTCAAGTGCAAACACTGCGACAAGGCATTCCGCGACAAGGACAAGCTGGAGCAGCACCTGCGCGTGCACGGCCGCGACACCTTCGTCTTCCCGTGCCACCTGTGCAGCAAAACCTTTGTGACTGACACGGCACTGGACGACCACCTGCTGGTCCACACCGAGAACCGCTCGTACGCTTGTCTGCTGTGCGCCGAGACCTTCGAAAGGCTGGACGTGCTCAGGGACCACATCGAGATGCACGCCGTCGACGGCGTCTTCACCTGCCCGTCCTGCAAGAAGACCTTTCCCGACTTCATCCAG GTGAAGAAGCACATCCGCTGCTTCCACTCCGAGAAGATCTTCCAGTGCCCCAACTGCGACAAGGCCTTCTGCCGGCCCGACAAACTGCGCCTGCACATGCTGCGCCACTCTGATCGCAGGGACTTCCTGTGCTCCACCTGCGGCAAGCAGTTTAAG AGGAAAGACAAGCTGCGGGAGCACATGCAGCGGATGCACAATCCCGAACGGGAGGCCAAGAAAGCCGAGCGCAATCAGCGCTCCAAAAGTCACAAAATGAAGACGCCTACCACCGACTTTGAGAGCTTTATGTTCAAATGCAGACTATGCATGATGGGATTCCGGCGCAGAGGAATGCTG GTGAATCATTTGTCCAAGCGTCACCCCGAGATGCGCGTCAACGACGTCCCCGAGTTGACGCTGCCCATCATCAAGCCCAACCGGGACTACTACTGCCAGTATTGTGACAAG GTGTACAAGAGCGCCAGTAAGAGAAAATCGCATATACTGAAGAACCACCCGGGAGCCGAGCTGCCACCCAGCATCCGCAAGTTGCGCCCGGCCGCTCCCGGCGAGCCCGACCCCATGCTGACCACGCACACGCAGCtggccggcaccatcgccttcgCGCCCGTCTGCTGCCCGCACTGCGACAAGCAGTACAGCAGCAAG aCGAAGATGGTGCAGCACATCCGGAAGAAGCATCCAGAGTTTGCTCAGCTCACCAACACCATCCAAGCGCCCCTGGCAACGGCCGTCATCACCAGCACGCCTGCCGTCATCAGCACGGACAGCGCCTCCGCTGAGGCTGTCGTG ACCACCGACTTGCTAACGCAGGCCATGACGGAGCTCTCCCAGACGCTGACTACCGACTACAGAACACCGCAAGGAGACTACCAGAGGATCCAGTACATCCCCGTGTCCCAGGCAGGAAGCACCTTGTCCCAGCCGCAGCACATTCAGCTGCAGGTGGTCCAGGTGGCGCCG GCGTCCTCCCCGCACTCTCAGCAGCAGACGGTGGATGTGGGCCAACTGCACGACCCGCACGGCTACAGCCAGCACTCCATCCAGGTGCAGCACATCCAAGTCACCGAGCCCTCGGCTTCTGGGCAAGGTGTCGCCCAG GTGAGTGGTCAGCCACAAAGCCCCAATTCCCAACAGACAAATCAGGAGCTGAGCCCGGCCCAGCTGACCCCTGTGACGCTGGCTCAGAATCACAGTCTTCAGGGCAGCGGGACGcctcagcaacaacaacaacagcagcaacaacaacagcaacaggGAGCAGTGCAGCACGCCTACATACCTGGGAACTGGAACTATCGAGGTTATC CAGCCTCTGAGATCCAAATGATGACACTGCCCCACGCTCAGTACGTCATTGCCGAGACCACTACGCCGGTGACCGGAGCCACCAGCAACCAGGTGAAAACG ACGCATTACGTCATCTCCGAAGGTCAGACGGAGCTGGACGGCAAAACTTCAGGTGCCGTCAGCTCAGGTCCGAACCATGGCGAACACTTGGAGCCGTCGGCGCGTCAGCAAGCCTCCACACAGTATattatcaccaccaccaccaatggCAGCGAGCTCCACATCACCAAACCCTAA